One stretch of Filifactor alocis ATCC 35896 DNA includes these proteins:
- a CDS encoding DNA polymerase III subunit alpha, whose amino-acid sequence MERKFTHLHLHTPYSLLDGFATIEDTIKKAKEDGMDAVAITDHGVMFGVVEFYKVALNYGIKPIIGCEVYVSYRTRFDKENIDKRSYHLILLAENNTGYQNLIKLVSLGFVEGYYYKPRVDIDLLKSYSEGIIALSACLAGEVQQSLLNNNYEEAKKVACRYREIFGEDNFFLELQNHGIEEQLKVNHLLRRLSLDTGIPLVATNDVHYVNRSDSKNHDILLCIQTGKTLDDKDRMEFKTDQFYFKTREEMYQLFSKDEDALLNTWKISQRCNVSFDFNVIHLPEFQVPHHYTKEQIFDELCERGLQERYFDITPPIRERFEYEKKVIKKMGYVEYFLIVQDFIRFSKKNNIMVGPGRGSAAGSIISYCLQITDVDPIKYHLLFERFLNPERISMPDIDIDFCYEKREQVIDYVKEKYGEDHVAQIITFGTFGAKAAIRDVGRVLGISYAEVDKIAKQIPDNLGMTIEKALEMNSELKKMYVSDNNVRNIIDFAKRIEGLPRHASTHAAGVVISKNTMDYYVPLYMHKDLIATQFPMTTLEELGLLKMDFLGLRTLTVIQKTLEAIEKIYNKKIDFSKMDTNNTRVFQLLSNGNTLGVFQLESPGMRSFLKELRPDTFEDIVAGISLYRPGPMESIPIYIENKNNSNHISYLHESLKPILEVTKGIMVYQEQVMQIVRSLAGYSYARADLVRKAMSKKKMDVMEEEREYFVYGKISGSGDIEISGCVRNGIPEKIANQIYDEMIDFAKYAFNKSHAVCYAMLAYETAYLKAFYPSCFMASLMTSVSDRSDKVIEYIRECADLNICILKPDINRSNSYFSVEGDHIRYALASIKNIGIKAIDDIVQERNKNGEFQSFEDFIKRIPQKNISKRFVESLIKAGCFDSIHPNRASLVAGYEKVMDIVHSQKKHSIQGQVTLFSNQEALPNQNLNFFPHISDFSIKEKLYMEKETIGLYLSGHPLDEYQDVIKDDTNIVSIDSIKNIPSHQKSEIEKKKIVIVGTILSKMIKYTKQNKIMCFLTIEDFSGSLEVLIFPNVFQKNLEFLNEDECILIYGSMQWKEENDVTFIADRIEPLKTRKFKKIYIQLTQENSYRLNEIQTFIKKYPGKDHVIFFDSDSRKAFEMQGFHRIEYGSDIIDKLKIIAGKDNVKTKM is encoded by the coding sequence TTGGAAAGAAAATTTACTCATCTGCATTTGCATACACCATATAGTTTATTGGATGGTTTCGCTACTATAGAAGATACTATTAAAAAAGCGAAAGAAGATGGTATGGACGCTGTAGCTATTACAGATCATGGGGTAATGTTTGGTGTTGTTGAATTTTATAAAGTAGCATTGAATTATGGAATTAAGCCCATCATTGGATGTGAGGTGTATGTTTCATATCGAACAAGGTTTGACAAGGAAAATATAGATAAACGTTCCTACCATTTGATTTTGTTAGCAGAGAATAATACCGGATACCAAAATTTAATAAAACTAGTATCATTAGGATTTGTAGAAGGATACTATTATAAGCCTCGTGTTGATATCGATTTGCTGAAATCTTATTCTGAAGGGATTATTGCACTGTCTGCTTGTTTAGCAGGAGAAGTTCAGCAGTCTTTATTAAACAACAATTATGAAGAAGCAAAAAAAGTAGCTTGCAGATATAGAGAAATTTTTGGAGAAGATAACTTTTTTTTAGAGTTACAGAATCATGGTATTGAAGAACAACTTAAGGTCAATCATTTATTAAGAAGATTGTCTTTGGATACAGGTATTCCATTAGTAGCAACAAATGATGTTCATTACGTCAACCGCTCTGATTCTAAAAATCATGATATTCTTTTATGCATCCAAACGGGAAAAACTCTTGATGATAAAGACAGAATGGAATTTAAAACAGACCAGTTCTATTTCAAAACAAGAGAAGAAATGTATCAATTATTTTCAAAAGACGAAGATGCTCTTTTGAATACATGGAAAATTTCTCAAAGATGTAATGTGTCATTTGATTTTAATGTAATTCATTTACCTGAATTTCAAGTGCCTCATCATTATACAAAAGAACAGATATTTGATGAATTGTGTGAAAGAGGGCTTCAAGAAAGATATTTTGATATTACTCCTCCTATTAGAGAACGATTTGAATACGAAAAAAAAGTAATCAAAAAAATGGGATACGTGGAATATTTTTTAATTGTTCAAGATTTCATTCGTTTTTCGAAAAAAAACAATATTATGGTTGGTCCGGGAAGGGGTTCTGCAGCTGGATCCATTATATCATATTGCCTGCAAATTACAGATGTAGATCCTATTAAGTATCATCTTTTATTTGAGCGTTTTCTTAATCCTGAAAGAATTTCTATGCCGGATATAGATATCGATTTTTGTTATGAAAAAAGAGAACAAGTAATAGATTATGTGAAAGAAAAATATGGAGAAGACCATGTTGCTCAAATTATTACTTTTGGAACTTTTGGAGCAAAGGCTGCAATCCGTGATGTGGGAAGAGTGTTAGGGATTAGTTATGCTGAAGTAGACAAAATTGCAAAACAAATTCCCGATAATCTTGGAATGACAATTGAAAAAGCACTTGAAATGAACAGTGAACTTAAAAAAATGTATGTTTCAGACAATAATGTGCGAAATATTATTGATTTTGCAAAGCGTATTGAAGGATTACCGCGTCATGCATCTACTCATGCTGCAGGGGTCGTTATTTCAAAAAATACAATGGATTACTATGTTCCTTTGTATATGCATAAAGATTTAATAGCAACACAATTTCCTATGACAACATTAGAGGAACTCGGTCTTTTAAAAATGGATTTTTTGGGATTAAGGACTTTAACTGTAATTCAAAAAACATTAGAAGCAATTGAAAAAATTTATAATAAAAAAATTGATTTCTCTAAAATGGATACAAATAACACCAGAGTGTTTCAACTATTATCTAATGGAAATACACTCGGAGTTTTTCAATTAGAAAGTCCGGGAATGAGGAGTTTTTTGAAAGAACTGCGTCCGGATACATTTGAAGATATTGTTGCAGGAATTTCCCTATACAGACCGGGACCTATGGAATCGATTCCTATCTATATCGAAAATAAAAACAATTCAAACCACATTTCTTATTTACATGAATCATTAAAACCGATTTTGGAAGTTACGAAAGGAATTATGGTGTACCAGGAACAAGTAATGCAAATTGTTCGTAGTTTAGCAGGATATTCCTATGCTCGTGCTGATTTGGTTCGAAAAGCAATGAGTAAAAAAAAGATGGATGTTATGGAAGAAGAAAGAGAATATTTTGTGTATGGTAAAATTTCTGGGAGTGGAGATATTGAAATATCCGGCTGTGTTAGAAATGGAATTCCTGAAAAGATAGCAAACCAAATTTATGACGAAATGATTGATTTTGCAAAATATGCATTCAATAAAAGCCATGCTGTTTGTTATGCTATGTTGGCATATGAAACTGCATATTTGAAAGCGTTTTATCCAAGTTGTTTTATGGCTTCATTAATGACAAGTGTATCCGATAGAAGTGATAAAGTAATTGAGTATATACGAGAATGTGCTGATTTAAATATATGTATTTTAAAACCTGATATTAACAGAAGTAACAGTTATTTTTCTGTCGAAGGAGATCATATCAGATATGCACTTGCTTCTATCAAAAACATTGGAATTAAAGCGATTGATGATATAGTGCAAGAAAGAAATAAGAATGGTGAATTTCAAAGTTTTGAGGACTTTATTAAAAGGATTCCACAAAAAAATATTTCTAAAAGATTTGTTGAATCTTTGATAAAAGCAGGATGTTTTGACAGTATTCATCCTAATAGAGCATCATTGGTGGCAGGCTATGAAAAAGTAATGGATATCGTTCATTCTCAAAAGAAACATTCCATTCAAGGACAAGTAACACTATTTTCTAACCAAGAAGCTTTGCCGAATCAAAATCTTAATTTTTTTCCTCATATATCCGATTTTTCTATTAAGGAGAAGTTATATATGGAAAAAGAAACAATAGGATTATATTTGAGCGGTCATCCTTTAGATGAATATCAAGATGTAATCAAAGATGATACAAATATTGTGAGTATTGATTCGATAAAAAATATTCCTTCACATCAAAAATCAGAGATTGAAAAGAAAAAAATTGTAATTGTAGGTACAATTTTAAGTAAAATGATTAAGTACACAAAACAAAATAAAATCATGTGCTTTTTAACAATAGAGGACTTTAGCGGTTCTTTGGAAGTTCTCATTTTTCCTAATGTTTTTCAAAAAAATTTAGAATTTTTAAATGAAGATGAATGTATTCTGATTTATGGAAGTATGCAATGGAAAGAAGAAAATGATGTGACTTTCATTGCAGATAGGATAGAACCGTTGAAGACCAGAAAATTTAAAAAAATATACATTCAGTTAACACAAGAAAACTCTTATAGATTAAATGAAATTCAAACATTTATCAAAAAATATCCCGGAAAAGATCATGTGATATTTTTTGATTCAGACAGTAGAAAAGCTTTTGAGATGCAAGGATTCCATAGAATTGAATATGGAAGTGATATTATAGATAAGTTGAAAATAATTGCGGGTAAAGATAATGTGAAAACAAAGATGTAA
- a CDS encoding NAD(P)/FAD-dependent oxidoreductase: MLRIQNIKLSLEEQKDNTIPIETIKKKICQKLKCNLNEIMDIKIFKKSIDARKKQNIQFVYTADVSFLTPDIETHLMNKYGKKGISPTPDMSYEEVSSGNQILTNRPVIVGSGPSGLFATLLLSKRGYSPILIERGDEVDNRIEKIDAFWKSGILDTNSNVQFGEGGAGTFSDGKLTTLINDKRCRHILQLFIECGAPQDILYNSKPHIGTDILRKVVKNIRSKIIEYGGEVRFLSQLTDIVLNEHNELHSIVLNENEEILCDVMLLGIGHSARDTFEMLFHHGINMIPKSFSIGVRIEHPQKLVNIAQYGDSYNSLVFGSADYKLVYHSTSGRSAYTFCMCPGGYVVAAASEENMLVTNGMSEYNRDADNANSALLVGVTPDDFGGPSPLDAIEFQRRWESRAFELGGNNYSAPIQRVGDFLGVDMKHDDMTIIPSYKPGVKFADLKNCLPDYVIDTMKEALISFDKKLKGFANPNAILTGIETRSSSPVRILRNLDHMSNIKGIYPMGEGAGYAGGIMSSAVDGLKTAEKIIGQYVPLKNSNI; the protein is encoded by the coding sequence ATGCTTCGTATACAGAACATAAAACTGTCATTGGAGGAACAAAAAGATAATACAATACCAATTGAAACAATAAAAAAGAAGATTTGCCAAAAATTAAAATGTAATTTAAATGAAATTATGGATATAAAAATATTTAAGAAGTCAATAGATGCTAGAAAAAAACAAAATATCCAGTTTGTATATACAGCGGATGTATCTTTTTTGACACCTGACATAGAAACACATTTAATGAACAAATACGGAAAAAAAGGGATTTCTCCCACACCGGACATGAGTTATGAGGAAGTGTCATCCGGAAATCAAATTCTAACAAATAGACCGGTAATTGTCGGTTCAGGTCCTTCGGGATTATTTGCTACTTTATTGCTATCAAAGCGAGGATATTCTCCTATTTTAATAGAAAGAGGAGACGAAGTAGATAATCGGATTGAGAAAATAGATGCTTTTTGGAAAAGTGGAATTTTAGACACAAATAGCAACGTTCAATTTGGAGAGGGTGGCGCCGGAACTTTTTCAGACGGAAAATTGACCACTCTAATAAATGATAAAAGATGTAGGCATATTTTGCAACTTTTTATAGAATGTGGAGCCCCTCAAGACATCCTGTATAATAGCAAACCACATATAGGTACTGATATTTTGAGAAAAGTTGTTAAAAATATTAGGTCTAAAATTATAGAATATGGTGGAGAAGTAAGATTTCTTTCTCAGCTAACTGATATTGTGTTAAATGAACATAATGAGTTGCACTCAATTGTTCTAAATGAAAACGAGGAAATCTTGTGTGATGTGATGTTGCTCGGAATTGGTCATAGTGCAAGAGATACTTTTGAAATGTTGTTTCATCATGGAATTAATATGATTCCAAAGTCTTTCTCTATAGGAGTAAGAATAGAGCATCCTCAGAAGCTAGTCAACATAGCTCAGTATGGAGATAGTTATAATAGTCTGGTTTTTGGTTCTGCAGATTACAAATTGGTCTACCATTCTACTAGTGGCAGATCTGCTTATACGTTTTGTATGTGCCCGGGAGGGTATGTAGTGGCTGCAGCCTCTGAGGAAAATATGTTGGTGACAAATGGGATGAGTGAGTACAACAGAGATGCCGATAATGCAAATTCTGCACTTCTTGTAGGAGTGACCCCTGATGATTTTGGTGGTCCAAGTCCTTTAGATGCTATAGAATTTCAAAGAAGGTGGGAAAGCAGAGCATTTGAATTAGGGGGCAATAATTATTCTGCTCCGATTCAAAGAGTAGGGGATTTTTTAGGTGTCGATATGAAACATGATGATATGACTATCATTCCTTCTTATAAACCGGGTGTAAAATTTGCAGATTTGAAAAATTGTCTTCCTGATTATGTAATTGATACTATGAAAGAAGCTCTGATATCTTTTGACAAAAAGTTAAAAGGTTTTGCAAATCCGAATGCTATTTTAACCGGAATTGAAACAAGAAGTTCTTCTCCGGTTAGAATTTTAAGGAATCTTGACCATATGTCTAACATAAAAGGAATTTATCCCATGGGTGAGGGCGCCGGCTATGCCGGCGGAATTATGTCTTCTGCGGTAGATGGACTCAAAACAGCCGAAAAGATTATCGGACAGTATGTTCCGCTGAAAAATAGTAACATATAA
- a CDS encoding HAMP domain-containing sensor histidine kinase has translation MKKWIQKLNFNLDFNNISIRMRILLSFNITIVLTIIVIQIIFSIFVKSYYYSGVEQLLKDKANFNSNFINIYAPSKDIHEKSKLLIKNMTDLEREKYFVQVIDHSYNVVMDLDDFSSISKITSVDVKDAMDGRVGVSIEKTENTDEKVMSVSMPLRKYNTVIGVLRYTTSLQEIDRAIKRYYTQSSIVGMCVLTLFLLISLVISKSITIPIRKLNMAADEMAKGDFDVRAEKIYDDEIGQLADTLNYLASEITKSEKIKKDFISSISHELRTPLTSIKGWGETLLLDAEENDDLNMGLSIICAEAERLGNIVEELLDFSRLESNAMKVFKDWVSPKKILQEVYNQFLPRKGSLEFKCELKGKDSLIYADKNRLKQIFINLIANSMKFTPHGSIFVSAEGFDDRVVFEICDTGIGIAKTDLEKVRERFYKVNINAPGSGMGLSIVEEILKLHDATMEIYSEVGEGTTVKIIFPIKNASYS, from the coding sequence ATGAAAAAATGGATTCAAAAGTTAAATTTTAATTTAGATTTTAATAATATTTCTATTCGTATGAGAATTTTATTAAGTTTTAATATTACAATAGTATTGACAATTATTGTGATTCAAATTATTTTTTCGATATTTGTAAAATCATATTATTATTCCGGTGTAGAACAACTTTTGAAAGATAAGGCTAATTTTAATTCGAATTTTATTAATATATATGCACCAAGTAAAGACATTCATGAAAAATCGAAATTATTAATTAAAAATATGACGGACTTAGAGAGAGAAAAATATTTTGTTCAGGTTATTGATCATAGTTATAATGTAGTTATGGATTTAGATGATTTTTCTAGTATTTCTAAGATAACCTCTGTAGATGTTAAGGATGCTATGGATGGCAGAGTAGGGGTATCCATAGAAAAGACAGAAAATACAGACGAAAAAGTGATGTCTGTTTCTATGCCTCTTAGAAAATATAATACTGTTATCGGAGTTTTGAGGTATACTACATCCCTTCAGGAAATAGATAGGGCAATTAAAAGATATTATACCCAAAGTTCAATAGTTGGAATGTGCGTTCTTACTTTGTTTCTGTTAATCTCATTAGTTATATCTAAATCTATCACGATTCCTATCCGTAAACTAAATATGGCAGCAGATGAAATGGCAAAAGGTGATTTTGATGTTCGTGCTGAAAAAATATATGATGATGAAATAGGGCAATTGGCAGATACTTTAAATTATTTAGCCTCTGAGATTACGAAGTCGGAAAAAATTAAAAAAGATTTTATTTCTTCAATTTCGCATGAGTTAAGAACTCCATTGACATCAATAAAAGGATGGGGCGAGACTTTACTGTTGGATGCAGAAGAAAACGATGACTTGAATATGGGTTTGAGTATTATCTGTGCAGAAGCGGAGAGATTAGGGAACATAGTAGAAGAATTGTTAGATTTTTCAAGATTGGAATCTAATGCCATGAAGGTATTCAAAGACTGGGTTAGTCCTAAAAAGATACTACAAGAGGTGTATAATCAATTTTTACCAAGAAAAGGCTCTTTAGAGTTCAAATGTGAATTGAAAGGAAAAGATAGTTTAATCTATGCTGATAAAAATCGTTTAAAACAAATATTTATTAATTTAATTGCCAATTCTATGAAATTTACTCCTCATGGAAGTATTTTTGTAAGTGCAGAGGGGTTCGATGATAGAGTAGTCTTTGAGATTTGTGACACAGGTATAGGTATTGCAAAAACGGACTTAGAGAAAGTAAGAGAGAGATTTTATAAAGTAAATATCAATGCACCTGGAAGTGGGATGGGCTTATCGATTGTTGAGGAAATATTAAAATTACATGATGCAACAATGGAAATTTATTCAGAAGTTGGAGAAGGTACTACTGTTAAAATTATTTTTCCCATTAAAAATGCATCATATTCATAG
- a CDS encoding response regulator transcription factor produces the protein MKMLILEDEMSIRSFVTLNFKREGFDVLESDTGLSAIKIFDENPDIQLAILDVMIPDIDGFEVLKYIRSKSKNVGIIMLTARTHEQDKVMGLEYGADDYIGKPFSPAELIARVRSLIRRLSIKDENVNVIVSGRFKLDVANRKFFRDETEIELTPKEFEMLQLFLTNRHKSLSRDYILNQIWGDNYFGDLKVVDVNIRRIRKKIEEDAANPTYLKTIWGYGYRWEDE, from the coding sequence ATGAAAATGCTTATTTTAGAGGATGAAATGTCCATTAGAAGTTTTGTGACTTTGAATTTTAAAAGAGAAGGATTTGATGTTTTGGAGTCTGATACAGGACTATCCGCTATTAAAATATTTGATGAAAATCCAGATATTCAATTGGCAATATTAGATGTGATGATACCCGATATAGATGGATTTGAGGTATTGAAGTATATTCGAAGTAAAAGTAAAAATGTAGGAATCATTATGTTAACAGCTCGTACTCACGAGCAAGACAAGGTGATGGGATTAGAGTATGGTGCGGATGATTATATCGGAAAACCGTTTAGTCCGGCTGAGTTAATTGCCAGAGTACGTTCATTGATTAGAAGATTATCCATTAAAGATGAAAACGTTAACGTTATAGTATCAGGAAGATTCAAGTTGGATGTTGCAAACAGGAAGTTTTTTCGTGACGAAACTGAAATTGAGCTCACTCCGAAAGAATTTGAAATGTTGCAATTATTCCTGACAAACAGACATAAATCTTTATCCAGAGACTATATTTTAAACCAAATATGGGGAGATAATTATTTTGGAGATTTGAAAGTTGTAGATGTGAATATTAGAAGAATTCGAAAGAAAATTGAGGAGGATGCAGCAAATCCAACATACTTAAAAACAATTTGGGGCTATGGATACAGATGGGAAGATGAATAG
- a CDS encoding DEAD/DEAH box helicase, with protein sequence MKFKEFNLRKEHILALQDMYIENPTDIQSKVIPKMRKGNDILAHAQTGTGKTLAFLIPILESIPDISSGIKSLIIVPTRELSNQITDVLKYFQKYRSLSVVNASGGHNITTQIQKLSSNTDIVVGTPGRVLDLLRNGNINFKNIDSFVIDEMDQILAFGFLEDVILLMNKTPRKKQVCMFSATVSQDVKKLSKQFMLNPIYLTAERGEVVLDNISQLIVQTKDSRKLSSLMYSIEKINPFMCMIFCNSKKNAEKLYSDFIHHQYKNMELLHGEMSQNKRENILKKFRELKVQYLITTDLSARGMNIEGVSHVINYDIPRDVEYYIHRIGRTGRMNQIGYAISFVTEKDIANMKKIQKRIKKTIPVVYDTNDKEREKMEYSF encoded by the coding sequence GTGAAATTTAAAGAATTTAATTTAAGAAAAGAACATATTCTTGCATTACAAGATATGTATATTGAGAATCCTACAGACATTCAAAGTAAAGTGATTCCTAAAATGAGAAAAGGAAACGACATTCTTGCACATGCTCAGACAGGAACAGGAAAGACTCTTGCATTTTTAATTCCTATTTTAGAGAGTATTCCGGATATTTCATCTGGAATAAAGAGTCTAATTATTGTTCCTACAAGAGAACTATCTAATCAGATTACTGATGTTTTAAAATACTTTCAAAAGTATAGAAGTTTGTCTGTAGTGAATGCATCAGGAGGACATAATATTACTACACAAATTCAAAAATTATCTTCAAATACAGATATTGTTGTAGGGACTCCAGGTAGAGTATTAGATTTGTTAAGAAATGGAAATATCAATTTTAAAAATATAGATAGTTTTGTAATTGATGAAATGGATCAGATATTGGCATTTGGATTTTTAGAAGATGTAATTTTGTTGATGAATAAAACTCCAAGAAAAAAACAGGTTTGTATGTTTTCGGCTACTGTTTCTCAAGATGTAAAAAAGTTATCAAAACAGTTTATGTTAAATCCCATCTATTTGACAGCTGAACGAGGAGAAGTGGTATTAGATAATATTAGTCAACTAATTGTTCAAACAAAAGATTCCAGAAAATTAAGTTCTTTAATGTATTCTATAGAAAAAATCAATCCGTTTATGTGCATGATTTTTTGTAATTCTAAAAAAAATGCTGAGAAATTGTACTCTGATTTTATTCATCATCAGTATAAGAATATGGAATTATTACATGGAGAAATGTCTCAAAATAAACGTGAGAATATTTTGAAAAAATTTAGAGAGTTAAAAGTACAATATTTGATTACTACCGATTTATCTGCAAGAGGAATGAATATTGAAGGTGTCAGTCACGTTATTAATTATGATATTCCAAGAGATGTGGAGTATTATATTCATAGAATTGGCAGAACCGGACGAATGAATCAGATAGGATACGCAATATCCTTTGTGACAGAAAAGGATATTGCAAATATGAAAAAAATTCAAAAACGAATTAAAAAGACAATACCAGTTGTTTATGATACCAACGACAAAGAACGTGAAAAAATGGAATATTCTTTTTAG